Genomic segment of Arctopsyche grandis isolate Sample6627 chromosome 3, ASM5162203v2, whole genome shotgun sequence:
gtgtgtatattcactcgattatttcacagccttcatctaatctacatatgtacatgtcataCGAGTGTGTACATGTCATGTGTATACGCCGTGGGGACTATACGTATACGTATTTATTAATTGATCATTTCACAAAATGATCAGTTgttgttttcaaaataaaccACTACATTCATAATGTAGTGGATTTctattaatttatctgatggtGACATTCAACGTGCTGGCGGCACTTTCTTCGATTTTTTTATGCAACCGGTTCACTTCTGCTTGCGTTAAAGTCCTTTCCATGTGACGGTACACGATACTGAAACACAAACTGGTTCGTTCAGTCTTCGGATGAATAAACGTGTCTTTCAGACGcacctgaaataaaaaaaaaaacacgtcacAGACTGTTAAGCTCGAAAATGTCGAGTGAGTTGAATTTGGGGTTTGCTTTGGGGTTTAAGAAACTTACTTGTTCGATTATATCGCCTCCAATGTCTCTAACCAGATCGTAAAAATCATTGTTTGAAAATTGGTCTTTCGTAAGTCTATTCGGTAGCCAAAACGACAAGTCGTTGATGCACTGAGGGTATACAGATACAGGTTTGTACTTGAGGATCCGGCCGGGATCTTCGGACTCGAATTGGCTGAGAAATCCAGAGTCGCGGCTCCAGAACAGTCGTATGTCGGGTATGTTGTAGAGCGCCATCGCCAGCCGTTCCAGACCCAAGCCGAAAGCGTACGCGATTGCGTTGGTCGATCCGGCTTCCAGGAGTATTTCATTTCGAACGATGCCACAGCCCAGCACTTCCATCCACTTGTCGTTGTAAAACACCTCCAGCTCCCAAGAGGGCTGAGTGAAGGGAAAGTAAGCGTCGACCCATCTGTAATCTATGTTCTCGCCGAACAAGTGTTTCACCATTCCGATGAGCGCGTGCTTCAGCTGGTACTCCATCACCTTGACGGCCTCCAAAGTGTGACACGGCTGCTTTGCAGACTCTATACACGTCTTCTGCAGTGCCAACTGCTCTTCTGACGCGCAGTAATCTTTCAGCTTGTAGGCGATCGGCTTGTAGTCGCGCTCGAAAATGTTCAAGTCCGATTGGTCAGGGAATAATTGCTCCTTGGTTTGAGATCGCAATGCGTCCATCTGCgaaatatttacgaaaaaacATTTAAACCGTTCTGATTAATGATCAACACTCATTCATCCATTCTCAACCTCTCCACCACATTATTTCTACTTccatacaaatacaatatcTAGGGTATCTCTCTTGTTCGTTTTCATATTGCTATTTCTAATTTTCACTTATGCGTTTCGATTCCTGTCTTTATTTGCacaaaatatgcaaaatttttcaaatacaatcTCTGTATTATTCTTAAATACAATAACGATTCATAGTTATTAACACACAGGATACCGTGCGTACAAATTTGTGCGTTTGAAAAACTTCCTTTGGCTACCGTGCGCACAAATTTGTGCGTTGCGTCACTTCTActtcatataaagaaaaaacacgTTGAACCTCGTATTTcttgtaatttattcatatcGGGGCTTAGTAAAAGATGTCGTTGGTGatatttaactaaaataatttaaaaaaagtcgatattgaaaaatctaGAAGGTTAGAAACTGGACTATAGCAAATGtaccaaatatttctttaaatttacaaaatatttctttggttATGCCGAAGATgtctcaaattttattttatttaactaaagcgtataggtttgtaaaaataatagaacagaTCATCATCAACCTTCTCAGAGGTTCGAAACCAGCGAAAATTTCAttagtgtatgaatttcatattgtgtttaaataacgtgtgtgtgtgtgtaaataataaaaatatgtaatactatcAAAAACCATTAAGTGAGTTTatcgataatatattataatataaaggaaacttttaaataaatattgtgtaaaTATCTACCAATCAATCAAATGTGAATATCTAAATAAGGGGTGCAGTTTGCTGGGTGAAtgcttttttgtgtttttagttgaataaatatgtttgattttttttatattcatgttctgAAGAAAATATCACCATTGTTTACTATGTGCCCTTTTATATTTCTTCGGTAATTTATTGCCTACACTTGACTCCTGGTTACTAACCACTGCACTAGGTAATAAACACATTTTGGGGGGACCTTTTTTTTTCTCACATCTGTTTTATGTTCCTCTTAGATTTTGCCGATGTCCTAAAATTCTCTCACTGATATTGTTATTTATGACGAAAGAGGATTAACCTTGTTCGATGTCGGCAATTCCAAAGCGCATATGGAATTGCATCTGACTGCATTGTATTTATAGGTTTCAAATAATGacatttgttgtttttgttaCACAAAGGTTCACTGCtgctagattttttttgtttatttataaaatatgtatatttgacatatttatacacattttaattatttattttattagtacgcGACTCACAGTTTGACTTTTACTGATTTTACAATTACGAAATTTTAAGATAGTCCATACGAAACtgcatttcaaatttcacttttatacGTTTACTGGTAAAAGAGATATGACATTTTAAACAGTTACAGTTTTATGCAAAGATTAGCGCAAATTCTCCCCGCCGCACGCCTGTTTCTTTAGCAATATCCCTTGGTATCCTATGTGTTAATTGCTgacctattatataatatgtacatacatacataatgttgtTTTAGTTTTGTTTACATGACTGTGATTTcgtgtttttattaatatttattttttcattcatgGTTTATCCATACAACGTCAGGTTATTGACATTgattgtacaatatacatattattgtatacaaattaattatttggacatcgttaatattttaaagattatttATGAAGTgtgtttttacttttatttcgtTTAGACTGATTCGTTGGATTACTGAATAGAATATTTATTAAGTTCGGTGTAATGTCACCgtttgagaatttttttttctgtacgAGTTGTTAATTGTTGGCGTTATTTTTCGACGATtggatatattttgaatattatcattaaaaattactctattgaaaagaaattgaaatttaacttTGTCGTAGATTGGCAAAAGTTCACAAAAAGAGAACAATCGATTTGGATACCTGTATAATTTGATAAATGAgcttaacatgtacatatatacttttgcaTATATCATATTCTCGTAGTGCTTTGTATAGTATAATAGAATTGAAAagggtattttaaattgaatttgataaaattttgcaAGAGTTTGTCGATTATCGATGATGATATCTACATCAGGAGTAAATTTCTAGTTCCAAAATACTGTATGAAATAATTTGGAAAGTGGTCTCATCCATGCATTTCGTGGCAGCATTCTCTCACGTACATAATGTTTTGTTGTGAGTGGAGTGAGTGAGTGAGTGGAGATTGACCTGGTGGAATACGGGGTAGTGGGTGGCGTCGATCTCGTCCCTGCGGTAGACGTCGCCGACTACGATGAAGTTGTCGAGGCCGGAGCGGACGAGGTCGGCCTGGTGGGCGGTGGCGTGCGCGCGCAGCAGAAA
This window contains:
- the PheRS-m gene encoding phenylalanyl-tRNA synthetase, mitochondrial, whose product is MRWSCAKLAMEAMEAAGKSRGATKASVSVSVSVSVMGREYPADSFTNTSERILGHVNRNLHLHLQPRHPLSLVRAAILDHLNGGAVHQHQHQHQPTFAVFERLHPVVSVEQNFDSLLIGPGHPSRAPADCFYVNERFLLRAHATAHQADLVRSGLDNFIVVGDVYRRDEIDATHYPVFHQMDALRSQTKEQLFPDQSDLNIFERDYKPIAYKLKDYCASEEQLALQKTCIESAKQPCHTLEAVKVMEYQLKHALIGMVKHLFGENIDYRWVDAYFPFTQPSWELEVFYNDKWMEVLGCGIVRNEILLEAGSTNAIAYAFGLGLERLAMALYNIPDIRLFWSRDSGFLSQFESEDPGRILKYKPVSVYPQCINDLSFWLPNRLTKDQFSNNDFYDLVRDIGGDIIEQVRLKDTFIHPKTERTSLCFSIVYRHMERTLTQAEVNRLHKKIEESAASTLNVTIR